The DNA segment CGGGCGGCGCGGAGGCGGCCATCACGCCCCTGGGCATGGGCGGCTTCTCCGTGATGAAGGCCCTGTCCACGCGCAACGACGACCCGGCGCGCGCCAGCCGTCCCTTCGACAAGGAGCGCGACGGCTTCGTGATGGGCGAGGGCGCGGGCATCGTCGTCCTGGAGGAGCTGGAGGCCGCGAAGAAGCGCGGCGCCAACATCCTGGCGGAGGTGGTGGGGTACGGCGCCAACTCGGACGCGTACCACGTCACCCAGCCGGCCCCGGAGGGCGAGGGCGCGGCGCGCTGCATGCGCCTGGCCCTGGAGTCCGCCGGCATGCGGCCGGAGCAGGTGGGCTACGTCAACGCCCACGGCACGTCCACGCCGTTCAACGACGCCAACGAGACCAAGGCCCTGAAGGCCGTGTTCGGCGACCACGCGCGCAAGCTGGCGGTGTCGTCCACCAAGTCCATGACGGGCCACATGCTCGGCGCGGCGGGTGGCGCGGAGGCGGTGGTGAGCGTGCAGGTGCTCACGAAGAACGTGCTGCCGCCGACCATCAACATGACGTCGCCGGACCCCGACTGCGACCTGGACTACGTGCCCAACACGGCGCGCGAGGCCCGCGTCGACGCGGTGATGAGCAACTCGTTCGGCTTTGGCGGCACCAACGCGGTGCTGGTGTTCAAGCGCTTCAGCTGATTGCCCTTGGGGCCCCGCCCCAGGGGCGCGGGCCCCGCATCTACGGAGTCCGGCCGTGAAAGTCATCCTCGCCTCCGACCACGCGGGCATCGAGCTGCGCCAGGAGCTGGTGGCGCTCCTGAAGGAGCGCGGCACCGCGTTCCAGGACCTGGGCCCCCAGACGCGCGAGTCCGTGGACTACCCGGACTTCGCCTCGCAGGTGGCCCGCGCGGTGGTGGCGGAGGAGGGCACGCTCGGCGTGCTGGTGTGTGGCACCGGCATCGGCATGAGCATCGTGGCCAACAAGCACCGGGGCATCCGCGCGGCGCTGTGCACCACG comes from the Corallococcus macrosporus genome and includes:
- the fabF gene encoding beta-ketoacyl-ACP synthase II, translated to MSNRRVVITGTGIISALGTGTEKNWQAMLAGQSGISTITRFDLGKLDARIAGEVKDFQPEQFIDRREVRRMDLFAQYAMAAADMAVKESGLPIGPDAPHGYRPERVGVIVGSGIGGISSLEEQHRKGLEKGFDRLSPFFIIQMIVNMAPGLISMRYNCKGPNWAPVSACATSAHAIGEAWKSIRLGETDAAIAGGAEAAITPLGMGGFSVMKALSTRNDDPARASRPFDKERDGFVMGEGAGIVVLEELEAAKKRGANILAEVVGYGANSDAYHVTQPAPEGEGAARCMRLALESAGMRPEQVGYVNAHGTSTPFNDANETKALKAVFGDHARKLAVSSTKSMTGHMLGAAGGAEAVVSVQVLTKNVLPPTINMTSPDPDCDLDYVPNTAREARVDAVMSNSFGFGGTNAVLVFKRFS
- the rpiB gene encoding ribose 5-phosphate isomerase B, which codes for MKVILASDHAGIELRQELVALLKERGTAFQDLGPQTRESVDYPDFASQVARAVVAEEGTLGVLVCGTGIGMSIVANKHRGIRAALCTTEFEARMTRAHNDANVLCLGQRVVGAGVARGILEAFLSTAFEGGRHEKRVQKIRDVEAQQR